Sequence from the Tenrec ecaudatus isolate mTenEca1 chromosome 6, mTenEca1.hap1, whole genome shotgun sequence genome:
CTAAAAGTCAAGTCATGGAAAAATATACTCAGTGAATGACAATCAAAAAGAACAATAGAGGCATATGAATTTCAGATTAAATCGATATGAACAAAACAAAGAATACCATTGTATGATGATTAAAGGGAAAATTCTACCACACTATACAACCATGTAATGTAAGTCTATGACCCAGTGAAACAGCCTCTAAAACACCTATCGTAAGCTCTAAcgtggggagggaagagaggagagggaaaaacaaacaaaaaagtgaaCAAGACCTATAATAAAATGTAAGAGAAAAATAGACAATCTATAAAATAATAAGATAATTTAATATATGAATTAAAATTAAGGACATAACCATTAGAAAGAAAATTCACCAAAAGCACAGAAGAACTAGACAGCAAAATCACCTAGCTTGGCATCATAGACATGATTAGAATACCCCGGCTGTCAACTACACAAAATGCAGTCTCTCCCAGGGCACACGGGTCATTAGTCTAGTATAAAACATATGttaggtgtgttagacagggttctctagagagacaaaatcagattgctaataattatatatatatatatatttataaagattgataggtataaaacacaagaaatgaacagttaaattatacacagatagatataatacaagaaatgaacagttaaattataacgcagtataaatggttcagtgcaactcattcccgtGAGAGTGTTGTGAGACAATGACTGTCCTTGAAGTCTTCAGGGCCAccaagtagtcctctgtagagagattcaggctatccaggcgcaggcagaaaacagcaaggaggtcaccaacagtcaagtgACCAACAAtcaatccccagctcaagagatgtaaattccaattgtgaggtgaagcaggtcttgaagcaaCCTCAAGGTTAGGTATccaacaggttaggtgtcccacaggtagtgtagcttacaaattgagggacagaacaagcaagacagccgcacgctggtctgatgatcagagaaagagacaagaaaggtgaggctccccgagccattcatctccccgcccttcaattaatcccacatgtgtttatcagccaggctggcacaataagctatctcaatccacccgtTGCCAACCTGGCATCTGTATCCAATTATTtagccatatatattttttataatttctggacattgatgaaatcacacttatacttatcatcaattatCTATCatgcatataaatgaaaacacactgagtccaattgcatCTGGAACAGCAGCTTCAGTTGGAGCCACCATCttgttaagtttatgataatcaactgtcattctccaggatccatctgtcttctttatagGTCAAATAGGTAAGTTaagtggggatgtagtaggaatcacccctcctgcatctttctggtctttgatggtggcactgatctctgtaatccctccaggaatgcggtactacTTTTGGttaactattttcctaggcaatggcagttctaattgtgtccacttggcctttcctaccatgatagaaAACcttaatacattaaaaaaacatcaAAGTAATGCAAAAATATTCTAAGATATCAACACTATAAAGTAACAAAGCAACTATAGAAGGTAACAGGATAAATCAAATATATGAAACATGAATAATGTCCTGGATATTACTGGATAAtagaacaaataaaaagaaaattttaaaaaatcattgaacCAAATAAGAATAAAAGCGCAACTTACCAAAAATGTTACACAGCAAAATCGGTGCTCAAATTGCAACTTATATAAAATAAGATAGACACAAAATCAGTGTTTAGTGTCTCCAACACTCTAGTTTTGAGCAATAAAATTAGCCCAATGTCACTAGGTGAAAATGAATAAAGATTAGAGCAAAAATAATTGCCACCGAGCAACAATACAATCAACTAAACTAGAATATGGTTTtttgaaaagattaataaaaCTATCAAATCataggagagaaaagaaaaagatgcaaaTGACATTCATGAGAAACTAAATAGGCAGCATTCCATTCACTgccaataaacatataaatatatggtcACAACCCTtacccattaaaaaaaacaaacaagcaaataaaagccAAAATAATATAACAAAAGAAACTGCTATAAGGTTGATTCAAATTCATAAACTCTGTTGGACAGATTAGAACTACCCTTAAGGTTTATGACACCTTCTTTAATGTTTTCCAGAGGTGAGAGGGAAAGGGTAGTTAAGTTACTGATTAGGTGGTGGTAACTCAAATGCCagagaattgattctgactcagagcatccCCATAGCGGGTTTATGACACAgtgaggcatcatgagaacagacagcctcatctttcccctgcagagtagtTTGTGGGTTTGAATAACACTTGTGCAATAAGACAGAGGTCGGCTAAAAATGATGGAGGCATGGAAGCACACTGGAATAACTTCAAATGTGAATGTACCAAAATATTTTAGGTACATAATCCTGAAAAAATGGTGCATAGACAAAATGGGTTGAGAAGGAGAGTGGAAGTAAacccacaaatacacacacacatttgacaGGATATTTGTGCATTAGTATGTACTTTTGCTACAAATATAACCATGGATATTGTGAACATATATGGGACAAAGTTATTAGAAAAACTTCTTAGACAGATCCAAACAACTTAGGAGTGAATCTCACCACCTTGGGCTCAGGATCATAGTCCCTGGGGACATTAAAGTTGGTTAAGCTTAACataatccacaaagacaatgttccaaTTCCTACCTGACTTAGTAGCAAGTGGGGTATTATTATCAtggattcatgaaggaggaggggtgggaaatgaggagctgatatcaagggctcaagtagaaagaaaatgttttgagaaagatgatggcaacaaatgtacaattgtgcttgacacaatggatgggtggatggatggatggatggatggatggatggatggatggatggatggattgtgataagaattgtttgagcccccaataaaatgactttagaaaatttaatggatggccatctaaggtgcaactatttgTAGAAGCAAGGAAAGAATCATTTCATAGTTTAAAGGAACACTTCCATTTCAGTCTCCATCACCCTGAGAAGAGAAGGAGTAGATGACGCCTGTTACTATGACTAACTACTCTGAAGGTGATCACACTAACAGGTCGTGAGtagaggaggagaaaaatgtggaacaagacCTAAAACCCTAAGACCAAATTGACTTGTTGGCTAGAGACTGGTGACATCTGTGAAAATATTATTCCCTTGTCTCCCTTCAAATCTGGCACTGAAACCATACCCATGGTTCAATTTTCAACCAAACATTGTAAGGGGAGGATAATACTATCAGTGAGATGTGCACATCTTAGAATAACCAAACATTTGGGATCACAAGGGCGGTACCCACACTAAGACAAAGTTCAGGATggttagaaatgaagttggaatgGAAGCAGAAAACATAGAAAGGATGGGGGacaagtgatgttacattgtggatgttaaaatcaatgaaaaacaaaatgtgcatgaattgttgagtgAAAAACTGACTAGCCCTCTAAAACTtctcccaattcacaataaaatggtgttgttttgctgtctttttaatacttgaactttaaaaaaatcaaccttAAAATAATGAAACTGTTCTCCATTAAGGTTCAGCAATGTTGCACATGATTTGATCTTAGGTACAGACTAAAAGGTTAATATTTTAAACCTAGGGAGAGATGCCAAATAAAAATGCCGGATGATAAATTTTCATAAAtgttaaagtttaaaaaaatcctaTGGAGCTTTGTTTACTTGGAAATGCATGAATTCTTAAAGATTTCCCCAGAGGATCatctaagacaaatgtgtgcataagcaaatgtgatgaagaaagctcatggtacccgactatcaaaagatacaatgtctggggtcttcaaggcttgaagataaacaattggccatctagctcagaagcaacaaagcccacatgggggaagcacaccagcctgtgtgaccaggatgtgtcgaagggatcaggtatcaggcatcaaagaacaaaaaatcatatcattgcaaatgaaggggagtgcagagtttaGACCCTAAGCCcaactgtaagcaactggacacccccttattgaagggtcatgggaaggagatgagccagtcagggtgcaagctagcaatgatgaaacatacaacttttctctagttcttaaatgcttcctctacccccactaacatgatcccaattctaccttaaaaatctggctagaccagaggatgtgctctggtacagataggaaatggaaacacagggaatccaggactgatgatcccttcaggaccagtggtgagagtggcaatactgggagggtgtagggagggtggggtgaaaagggggaaccaattacagggatctacatataacctcctccctgtgggatggacaaaagaaaagtgggtgaagggagatgtctgactctgtaagatatgacaaaatatgaataatttctaaattatcagggcttcaggaaggagggggaagggaggagggaggggaaaaatgaggagttgatatcaagtggaaagcaagtgttttgagaatgatgatggcaataaatgtacaaatgtgcttgacacaatggatgtatgcatggattatgataagaattgtatgaacccccaataaaatgatttaaaaatatatgaaatataacTGCATTTTGCAAATGTTCTTTCATTTACATCAAGGATTCATTGATTTTCTATTGTATGATAGGCTGTGGAATTTGGTTTTCTGAGTATTTTCATACAATTATTATCAACAAAATTGATTTTTATAAATAACATAACAATTTATGTCAGTTACTGAAATTTTCTCTACACATacaaataattttaatatatttatttaaaattaagatCCACATCATTTAGTAGATACTGTATCTTGCACCATAATTTCTTAATTCACTTAGACATTACCAAAATTATGTTCATTTTGCTGTCCCAAATCctttattattaaaaattgaaTGAAATCAGTAGAATTAGATATTAATTTCAGGCTACTGGACAGGTATGCCATAAATTCCTAGACtgagattttaaagaaaaaagatcacATTTACTTTGGATAAACAACTAAGTCTACTGTTGCCAAGAATGTATGTATTTAAGTGGCTATTTTTTGCAAACATACTAATACTACAGATCATACTAATACTATAgtacaaaaaatttaaataacaaaGTTTTCATCTGAAAATCAATGATTTCTAATAAAGCAGAACATCATTTCTTGTTAGgataaatatttgtatttattttaccTTACTATATAtgtttttttagttttctttactgaTTCATAGAAACTCCTTAGATATGGATGCTATGAACCCTTTCTTATTAATTATGTCAGAATATTATTCTTTTGAGGCATTAATTATATTTGTTATTTTAGAACTAATTTTATTAGTGTATATAGCACATACCATTTAATGAAATCATTcattttatattaagaagagatgtgcaatcatcaccacaatcacttttagaacatttatcttttaatgacatttttgtttaatatttttcattatattttgtacTTACAGTGGAATTTTAAAAGTCTGTTACTTAaagtatttcctttttaaaaaatggtggtgggggtgctttttttttaaaagatctgtaaaTGTACATATTAAAAATCTTCAACAATGTCTAAAAACAAGATAATAAGTAATTTAACAATGCAATATTCTAGCGGCAGGATGTTTTATTTCCTACAGAACATTGGTAAATAATTTCTTGTTCATCAATGTCCTGTTGGGAACATGATTAAATGGCTGTGAGACCAGCCTCATTGTCCTATAGGGAAAGTAATTACTCTGTTTTATTACCTTCATGAAATATATAAAGTCAATATGTATAATTCATCTTGATTTATGAACTTAGGCATACTTTATTGCTTAGAGAGGAATGCAATTTTTTTGATTAAGTCAATAAATGCTTGTTTCACTTGCTTATTCCTCAGGGTATATATGAAAGGATTCAACATTGGTGATATGGATGCAATAAGCAATGAGACACTTTTATTAATCTCCACATCTTCTTTTCCAGAAGTTTTGAGATAGATGAAGATGCAGCTTCCATAGGAGATGGAGACTACAATCATGTGGGAAGAACACGTGGAAAAGGCCTTTTTCCTTTGTTGAGCAGAAGGGAATTTTAGGATTGTCTTAATGATATAGATGTAGGAAAGAGCGACACATACAAGAGTGATGATGAAGATCAGTCCGGCACAGGCGATAACCATCCGCTCAGCTAACCATGTGTCTGAGCATGAGATTTCCAGAAGAGGTGGTGCATCACAGCCAAAATGATCAATGGCATTTGAGTCACAGAATTCCAGATTCACAATTAAGCTAAATGGGGGGAGGATAATACAAAAGGCCATCACCCAACAGCAGATAACCATTGTTTTGCAGACTCTGAGGCTCATGATGGTCATATAATGCAGGGGTTTGCAGATGGCCACATACCGATCATAAGACATAGTGGCCAAAAGAAAAAACTCGGATGCTGCAAAGATATCAATAACAAATAATTGAATGAAACATGCAGCATAGGTAATTGTTCTGTCTCCAGTTGATATACTGTACATGAATCTTGGAATACAGGCAGTTGTAAATGAGATTTCCAGAAAAGAGAAATTCTGGAGGAAAAAATACATGGGTGTTTTGAGGTGGGAATCTGCCCTAGTGAGGATAATGATGGTCAGATTTCCACATATACTTAACTTGTAGGTGATAAGTAGAAAAATCAGAATCAAAGCTTGCAGATAAGGATCTTCTGTCAATCCCAGAAGAATGAATGTGGTTATCGTTGTGTGGTTCCTCATTATTGAACTTCAGGTGTACGCTAAACCTATGTCAAAATATCACAGAAAAAAAACTGCAGAATTCAACTACAAAATGAGTTAATGATGAAATTTCACATTCAAATTACGTAAGACacatgaattttattttttcaccCATGGTATATTTTTTCTATCAGCGTTCGATGTAAGGTCCTTCAGTAAGTGAAACTGGACAAATGAacattttaaattactttttgtaatttaaatatagtttaaacttTCTTTATAACTATATAATAATAACACACTATTGGACATAACATTTCAAATTCTACCTGGGGCAtgctcattttaattttaaacaatCAGATTTATAATTTCACATATAACCAACTTCAAAACCAATTATCTTAAATCTCCTCCTTGGATTATACTTCTTGTGCTTTTGTTGCCCTTTTAATGATACTACGAAGCAATTGGGGATATAATGAATTCACTGTGAAAGAATACAAAATTTACACTTACAGTGTCCTCACTCGAAACTGTGTACCTCACCACTCCTTTTTTCCAAGTTCTTACTCTTTTTGACTAGGTATGCCCTTTGCATTCCTTTCTATATCTGTTGtgctttctttctacttcagaaaTCTTTTAAAACTGCCCCAATTTGCAAATACATATGATTTAGTTCAATGTACAATCTTAATAACAGCAAACATATGATCACCTTGCCATGCTCCTGGCACTGCTTAAAGAACAGTGCATAGATTATGGATCTAATCTTGTGCGGTGGGAGTGATATAATCTCTATGCTGCAAATGTAAACCTGATCATCCAGAGAGGTACAGAGAAGCAATCACAGCTCCGAGAGATTGACAAGTGGAGACGTTCCCAGTACTCTAAATGTAAACCCTGCAAGTCCATTGTCAACACACGGgctagaatgtttcctttaaggtATGGACAGTACTTTATTTCAAAATCCTTTCATGGACAGTGATTATGTAACTTAGTGTACCACAGCACATTTGAGAAACAAATGGTGATATTAGAAATTGCGTTAATGAAATTGGCATGAATGGAACTCATGAGGCCACAAAGTCAACTAAACCTAATGTCATCTACTTTCAATCACTCTCTCAATTCACATCTGACATCAGAGCTACTGGTCAGTAAAAATTGTTTAAATGACTCATTTTCCTTACCTTCCTACTGATAGGTTTGGTTGTCACTGTTTTTGTCAGCCTCCATTGTCAACTCCAACTTTTCAAGCTAAAATTTTCTAACTTCACTACATATGAAAGGTCTATAGGAAAAAGAAATGTTcttgtgattttaaaatatttcctcagATATTCCTTATACTGTGGAATACCAGATCCTTGAAGGAATGCTCCCCACCTCATTTTCTGAATTTACTGAGCACTTCACTACTATAGATGTGGTCTCCATGGCACAGAGACTCTCAC
This genomic interval carries:
- the LOC142450928 gene encoding olfactory receptor 6C68-like, with product MRNHTTITTFILLGLTEDPYLQALILIFLLITYKLSICGNLTIIILTRADSHLKTPMYFFLQNFSFLEISFTTACIPRFMYSISTGDRTITYAACFIQLFVIDIFAASEFFLLATMSYDRYVAICKPLHYMTIMSLRVCKTMVICCWVMAFCIILPPFSLIVNLEFCDSNAIDHFGCDAPPLLEISCSDTWLAERMVIACAGLIFIITLVCVALSYIYIIKTILKFPSAQQRKKAFSTCSSHMIVVSISYGSCIFIYLKTSGKEDVEINKSVSLLIASISPMLNPFIYTLRNKQVKQAFIDLIKKIAFLSKQ